A stretch of Campylobacter volucris DNA encodes these proteins:
- a CDS encoding DNA-methyltransferase produces the protein MTIKPIFSSQDRLFELYQNDCNKLLPQFENQLDLIFADPPYFLSNDGLSIQSGKIVSVNKGQWDKGDDITTIDEFNLKWLLNAKIALKDTGSILISGTYHNIFSLGRILQKLDFKILNIITWQKTNPPPNFSCRYLTHSTEQIIWARKSHKHKHIFNYDLMKKLNENKQMRDVWQFSAIAPWEKVNGKHPTQKPLSLLVRLLLMASDNNSLICDPFSGSSTTGIAANLLNRKFIGFEKEDEFIKISIDRKIELDKNFTLIQNKIKDLKFLKKANLF, from the coding sequence ATGACAATAAAACCTATTTTTTCAAGCCAAGATCGACTTTTTGAGCTTTATCAAAATGATTGCAATAAATTATTACCTCAATTTGAAAATCAACTGGATTTGATTTTTGCAGATCCTCCTTATTTTTTATCTAATGATGGCTTAAGTATACAAAGTGGTAAAATAGTAAGTGTTAATAAAGGGCAATGGGATAAAGGCGATGATATTACTACGATAGATGAATTTAATCTAAAGTGGCTTTTAAATGCAAAAATAGCTTTAAAAGATACAGGAAGTATTTTAATTAGTGGAACATATCATAATATTTTTTCTCTTGGTAGGATTTTGCAAAAACTTGATTTTAAAATTTTAAATATCATTACTTGGCAAAAGACTAATCCACCACCAAATTTTTCTTGTAGATATTTAACACATTCTACAGAACAAATTATTTGGGCTAGAAAAAGTCATAAACATAAACATATTTTTAATTATGATTTGATGAAAAAATTAAATGAAAATAAGCAAATGCGAGATGTTTGGCAATTTAGCGCTATAGCTCCATGGGAAAAAGTTAATGGCAAACATCCTACACAAAAACCTTTATCTTTATTAGTTAGATTGCTTTTGATGGCAAGCGATAATAACTCATTAATTTGTGATCCTTTTAGCGGCAGTTCAACTACAGGGATAGCAGCAAATTTATTAAATAGAAAATTTATAGGTTTTGAAAAAGAAGATGAATTTATTAAAATTTCTATAGATCGTAAAATAGAATTAGATAAAAATTTTACTTTAATACAAAACAAAATTAAAGATTTGAAATTTTTAAAGAAAGCAAATTTGTTTTAA
- the hisH gene encoding imidazole glycerol phosphate synthase subunit HisH: MNLAIIDTGCANLASLKFALDRLGQKSIITHDLKELSQADKLLLPGVGTAAKAMENLQALNLENFLQTTTKPLLGICLGMQILGNFSQELEQETLKIIDFETMKFKQKADFTFPHMGWNQVSSTHELFKGLNGAYFYFVHSYHIPLNAYTIAECEYSTKFSASVNRANFYGVQFHPERSGEAGEVLLKNFISM, translated from the coding sequence ATGAATTTAGCCATTATAGATACAGGTTGTGCGAATTTAGCTTCTTTGAAATTTGCTCTTGATCGTTTAGGGCAAAAAAGTATCATCACGCATGATTTAAAAGAACTCTCACAAGCAGATAAGCTTTTACTACCAGGGGTTGGTACCGCAGCTAAGGCGATGGAAAATTTACAAGCATTAAATTTGGAAAATTTTCTTCAAACTACTACCAAGCCACTTTTAGGAATTTGTCTTGGTATGCAAATTTTAGGAAATTTTTCACAAGAATTAGAACAAGAAACTCTAAAAATCATCGACTTTGAAACTATGAAATTTAAACAAAAAGCTGATTTTACTTTCCCGCATATGGGGTGGAATCAAGTATCAAGCACGCACGAGCTTTTTAAAGGTTTAAACGGGGCTTATTTTTATTTTGTGCATAGTTATCATATACCGCTAAATGCTTATACCATAGCTGAATGCGAGTATTCTACTAAATTTAGTGCAAGTGTAAATAGGGCAAATTTTTATGGTGTGCAGTTTCACCCAGAAAGAAGTGGCGAAGCGGGTGAAGTGTTATTAAAAAATTTCATATCAATGTAA
- a CDS encoding 1-(5-phosphoribosyl)-5-[(5-phosphoribosylamino)methylideneamino] imidazole-4-carboxamide isomerase yields MQTQIIPALDLINGKVVRLYKGDYTKKQEYDYDPLTKFQEYEAQGISWLHLVDLDGAKDPSKRQLQLIEKLALNVKVNLQVGGGIRTKDEVKALLDRGVKRVVIGSLAIKDKKLTETFLQEFGTQKLVLALDSICINDEFFVATDAWSKTSNETLFDVLNFYQNITHILCTDISKDGTMSGANIALYKALHEKFPNLQVQASGGVASLQDFIDLKGIVSGIITGKALLDGKFSIKEAQKCLQNA; encoded by the coding sequence ATGCAAACTCAAATCATTCCAGCATTAGATTTAATAAATGGCAAAGTAGTAAGACTTTATAAAGGCGATTATACTAAAAAACAAGAGTATGATTATGATCCTTTGACTAAATTCCAAGAGTATGAAGCACAAGGCATATCGTGGCTTCATTTGGTGGATTTAGATGGTGCAAAAGATCCTAGCAAAAGGCAATTACAACTCATAGAAAAATTAGCCTTAAATGTCAAAGTAAATTTGCAAGTAGGCGGAGGCATACGCACTAAAGATGAGGTTAAAGCTTTGCTTGATAGAGGAGTTAAACGCGTGGTTATAGGCTCTTTAGCTATTAAAGATAAAAAGCTCACCGAAACATTTTTGCAAGAATTTGGCACGCAAAAGCTAGTTTTGGCTTTAGATAGCATTTGTATAAATGATGAATTTTTTGTAGCTACTGATGCGTGGAGCAAAACTAGTAACGAAACTTTGTTTGATGTTTTAAATTTTTATCAAAACATCACGCATATTTTATGCACCGATATTTCCAAAGATGGCACGATGAGTGGAGCAAATATAGCTTTATACAAAGCTTTGCATGAAAAATTTCCAAATTTGCAAGTCCAAGCAAGTGGTGGCGTGGCAAGTTTGCAAGATTTTATCGATTTAAAAGGTATAGTAAGCGGTATCATCACAGGTAAAGCCTTGCTTGATGGAAAATTTAGCATTAAGGAGGCTCAAAAATGCTTGCAAAACGCATAA
- the hisF gene encoding imidazole glycerol phosphate synthase subunit HisF, whose translation MLAKRIIACLDVKDGRVVKGVQFKNHQDMGDIIELAKFYSQNGIDELVFYDIGASAKNERVDRAWVSKVAQNISIPFCVAGGIKSEDDAKELLANGADKISINSPALNDPNLIAHLAKNFGVQCVVVGIDSFKDENGELLVYKYTGDESKSHHSGKKTLEWIKQVCELGAGEIVLNMMNQDGMKKGYDLDQLAKARSICPVPLVASGGAGAKEHFLDAFKLGVDGALAASIFHKKLIDIKELKLFLKDQGITIRI comes from the coding sequence ATGCTTGCAAAACGCATAATAGCTTGTTTAGATGTCAAAGATGGTAGAGTTGTAAAAGGGGTGCAGTTTAAAAACCACCAAGATATGGGCGATATCATAGAGCTTGCTAAATTTTACTCACAAAATGGCATTGATGAGCTTGTATTTTACGACATAGGGGCTTCAGCTAAAAATGAGCGTGTAGATAGGGCTTGGGTAAGCAAGGTCGCACAAAATATCTCCATACCATTTTGCGTAGCAGGTGGTATAAAAAGCGAAGATGACGCAAAAGAGCTTTTAGCAAATGGAGCTGATAAAATTTCTATCAATTCTCCTGCGTTAAATGATCCAAATTTGATTGCTCATCTTGCTAAAAATTTTGGCGTGCAGTGTGTTGTTGTAGGTATAGACTCGTTTAAAGATGAAAATGGCGAACTTTTAGTCTATAAATACACAGGCGATGAGAGTAAATCTCATCATAGTGGTAAAAAAACACTAGAATGGATCAAGCAAGTTTGTGAGCTTGGAGCAGGTGAAATCGTGCTAAATATGATGAATCAAGATGGTATGAAAAAAGGCTATGATTTAGATCAACTTGCTAAAGCTAGATCAATCTGCCCTGTACCTTTGGTAGCAAGTGGCGGAGCAGGTGCTAAAGAACATTTTTTAGACGCTTTTAAGCTCGGAGTAGATGGAGCTTTAGCTGCTTCGATTTTTCATAAAAAGCTTATAGATATAAAAGAATTAAAACTTTTTTTAAAAGATCAAGGCATCACAATACGCATTTAA
- the hisIE gene encoding bifunctional phosphoribosyl-AMP cyclohydrolase/phosphoribosyl-ATP diphosphatase HisIE, with amino-acid sequence MDINQEEFIKSINWNKVANLVPVIVQDFHSCEVLMQGFMNEQALRESFKHQKVVFYSRTKERLWMKGEESGNFLNIIDLGLDCDKDCILVLVKPSGATCHSGDVSCFEQISKKADFVFLSRLEKLIYSRKNATPNSSYTAELFAKGTKRIAQKVGEEGVETALAATAKDKDELICEAADLLYHLDVLLADANLSLNDVIAKLKERNTK; translated from the coding sequence ATGGATATCAATCAAGAAGAATTTATAAAAAGCATTAATTGGAACAAAGTAGCAAATTTAGTCCCTGTCATAGTGCAAGATTTTCACTCGTGTGAAGTTTTGATGCAAGGCTTTATGAATGAACAAGCCTTAAGAGAAAGTTTCAAGCACCAAAAAGTCGTATTTTACTCCCGCACAAAAGAGCGTTTATGGATGAAAGGTGAAGAAAGCGGGAATTTTTTAAATATCATAGATTTAGGGCTTGATTGTGATAAAGATTGTATTTTAGTTTTGGTTAAACCAAGCGGAGCTACTTGCCATAGTGGTGATGTCTCTTGTTTTGAGCAAATTTCTAAAAAGGCTGATTTTGTATTTTTATCACGCCTTGAAAAACTCATCTACTCAAGGAAAAATGCCACTCCAAATTCTTCTTATACGGCTGAACTTTTTGCAAAAGGCACCAAACGCATCGCACAAAAGGTAGGCGAAGAAGGCGTAGAAACAGCCTTAGCAGCCACAGCAAAAGACAAAGATGAGTTAATCTGCGAAGCAGCTGACTTGCTTTATCATTTAGATGTTTTATTAGCCGATGCAAATTTGAGTTTAAATGATGTCATAGCAAAATTAAAAGAAAGAAATACTAAATAA
- a CDS encoding methyl-accepting chemotaxis protein, with protein MFEVAQEIKILLENVKIIVEKVVSQNSDLIKHFDDLHSNTQSITKIVEAVRNIADQTNLLSLNAAIEAARAGEHGKGFAVVADEIRKLAESTQNSLLDIDLNVKSITQNVDKSKESLNSGKSSVENLLLESNSTSEKIDSFETLFHQNFKNIEQIISHSSITKENLNFIVKSINHIVALADENLQNSHNIKEFSKYIKDDFLQLQKEVSNLSS; from the coding sequence ATGTTTGAAGTAGCGCAGGAAATTAAAATATTATTGGAAAATGTAAAAATCATAGTCGAAAAAGTAGTTTCTCAAAATTCAGACTTAATTAAACATTTTGATGATTTACACTCTAATACACAATCTATCACTAAAATAGTAGAAGCTGTAAGAAATATAGCCGATCAAACCAATCTTTTATCACTTAATGCAGCTATAGAAGCAGCTCGTGCAGGTGAGCATGGAAAGGGTTTTGCTGTGGTGGCTGATGAGATTAGAAAACTAGCAGAATCGACCCAAAATTCTCTTTTAGATATTGATTTAAATGTAAAATCTATCACTCAAAATGTAGATAAAAGCAAGGAAAGTTTAAATTCTGGTAAATCTAGTGTAGAAAATCTTCTTTTAGAAAGCAATAGCACAAGTGAAAAGATAGATAGTTTTGAAACATTATTCCATCAAAATTTTAAAAATATAGAACAGATTATATCCCATAGCTCTATCACTAAAGAAAATTTAAATTTTATAGTAAAAAGCATCAATCACATAGTTGCTTTAGCAGATGAAAACCTTCAAAATTCACACAATATAAAAGAATTTTCAAAGTATATCAAAGATGATTTTTTGCAATTACAAAAAGAAGTTTCTAATCTATCAAGTTAG
- the flgE gene encoding flagellar hook protein FlgE, whose protein sequence is MMRSLWAGVSGLQAHQYAMDVEGNNIANVNTFGFKYSRADFSTLMSQTSKIATAPDGDLGGKNPMQVGLGAGVNSTTRIHSQGNIQTTDKNTDLAINGDGFFIVSNDGGTTQFFTRAGDFKTDAVGNFVDNNGYTVQGWNYNQETGQIDSSKSVEDIVIPPGMSMPAKESTIVKLTANLDSGNSLGSNASAKRPIYALDSQHGRREDTGTLVDENDRGHTEFYTTSKSGAQVTEKGVDMGVVFNAQGEGLNLRDGQGIWVSYADAKHTSNVTLAQDLPTEQAQMANNTTYTFWGFKDAAGQTHNAVLDININGVNIRAEGVGKDTFINAINAKTAETGVVASIVNGQITFTNDNSTGTTAKSKNLNITVNATTTAGVQVTTRQNNANTGGVTDGGNLLTPIGNGENVWLGTDNGNANGNAKTTVNVVTAHEYIYSKNGVDIGDNPNPNAANAGEANMPDMNSKRFFHTTEDLRELMQRDARYGVDYDGDGTLENWGNGVNNPNGAPGNADANAAVEVVVEKDGRFKITNPTGGKDMTFKVTGYSNETDKIATNDKFTAMFSALDGNFNAGNNEKFSQDMYLSAHTASIEIFDSLGTRHELTVQFTKETKTADGGAEWSIIISVPEPAEINFSGDGAPGNIVVGNLKFGNDGSLQSYTPNVINFTGNNGSRPNQVVKLDFGTTGAFDGLTSYDKDSATTKQETDGYTGGNLKPDALRTDENGYVYGEFTNGKTLALAKVALASFPNNMGLEEMGNNLFKATANSGTPTIGHAGEGGRGGLKSSAIEMSNVDLSRSLTQLIVIQRGYQASSKTITTSDQLLNTLLQLKQ, encoded by the coding sequence ATGATGAGATCTCTTTGGGCTGGAGTTTCAGGACTTCAAGCACACCAATACGCAATGGATGTAGAAGGTAACAACATCGCAAATGTTAATACTTTTGGTTTTAAGTATTCTCGTGCGGATTTCTCAACACTTATGAGTCAAACTTCTAAGATAGCCACAGCTCCAGATGGAGACTTAGGTGGTAAAAACCCTATGCAAGTAGGTCTTGGAGCAGGTGTAAATTCTACTACAAGAATCCACTCACAAGGTAATATCCAAACTACAGACAAAAACACAGACTTAGCTATAAATGGAGATGGATTTTTCATCGTATCAAACGATGGTGGAACTACTCAGTTTTTTACTCGTGCAGGGGACTTTAAAACCGATGCAGTAGGAAATTTCGTAGATAACAACGGATACACAGTTCAGGGGTGGAATTATAATCAAGAAACAGGCCAAATAGACTCTTCTAAATCAGTAGAAGACATAGTCATCCCACCAGGTATGAGTATGCCAGCTAAAGAAAGCACCATAGTAAAACTCACAGCAAACCTAGATAGTGGTAATAGCCTAGGTTCAAACGCTTCTGCTAAACGCCCTATTTATGCTCTTGATTCTCAACATGGTAGAAGAGAAGATACTGGAACTCTTGTAGATGAAAATGATAGAGGTCATACTGAATTTTACACTACTTCTAAAAGTGGAGCCCAAGTAACCGAAAAGGGTGTAGATATGGGAGTAGTTTTTAATGCCCAAGGAGAAGGACTAAACCTAAGAGATGGTCAAGGTATATGGGTAAGTTATGCTGATGCTAAACATACTTCTAATGTAACTTTAGCTCAAGATTTACCTACAGAACAAGCTCAAATGGCTAATAATACTACTTATACTTTTTGGGGTTTTAAAGATGCAGCTGGTCAAACTCATAATGCTGTGTTGGATATTAATATTAATGGAGTGAATATTAGAGCAGAAGGTGTAGGTAAAGATACTTTTATCAATGCTATCAATGCTAAGACAGCCGAAACTGGAGTAGTAGCTTCTATAGTAAATGGTCAAATTACTTTTACTAATGACAATAGCACAGGAACAACCGCTAAATCAAAAAATTTAAATATCACAGTAAATGCTACTACTACAGCAGGTGTTCAAGTTACAACTCGTCAAAATAATGCAAACACTGGTGGAGTAACAGATGGTGGAAATCTTTTAACTCCTATAGGTAATGGTGAAAATGTATGGTTGGGAACAGATAATGGTAATGCTAATGGTAATGCTAAAACCACTGTAAATGTTGTTACTGCTCATGAGTATATTTATAGTAAAAATGGAGTAGATATAGGAGACAATCCTAACCCTAATGCTGCAAATGCTGGTGAAGCTAATATGCCTGATATGAATAGTAAAAGATTTTTCCATACTACTGAAGATTTAAGAGAATTAATGCAAAGAGATGCTAGATATGGAGTAGATTATGATGGAGATGGAACATTAGAAAACTGGGGAAATGGTGTCAATAACCCTAATGGAGCTCCTGGAAATGCTGATGCTAATGCAGCAGTGGAAGTTGTAGTAGAAAAAGATGGTAGATTTAAAATTACAAATCCTACTGGTGGTAAAGATATGACTTTTAAAGTTACAGGCTATTCTAATGAAACCGATAAAATAGCTACGAATGATAAATTTACTGCTATGTTTAGCGCCTTAGATGGAAATTTCAATGCAGGAAATAACGAAAAATTCTCTCAAGATATGTATCTATCAGCGCATACTGCTAGTATAGAAATATTTGACTCATTAGGAACTAGACACGAACTTACCGTGCAATTTACTAAAGAAACAAAAACGGCTGATGGTGGTGCTGAATGGTCTATCATCATCTCTGTGCCTGAGCCTGCTGAGATAAACTTTAGCGGAGATGGTGCTCCTGGAAATATAGTAGTAGGAAATTTAAAATTTGGAAACGATGGCTCACTTCAAAGCTATACTCCAAATGTGATTAATTTCACTGGAAACAACGGCTCAAGGCCAAACCAAGTAGTAAAACTAGACTTTGGGACAACTGGAGCTTTTGATGGCTTAACAAGCTATGATAAAGACTCAGCCACTACCAAACAAGAAACAGATGGCTACACAGGGGGTAATCTAAAGCCAGATGCACTAAGAACTGATGAAAACGGCTATGTGTATGGAGAATTTACAAATGGTAAAACTCTAGCTTTAGCTAAAGTTGCACTTGCATCTTTCCCAAATAATATGGGTCTTGAAGAAATGGGTAATAACCTTTTTAAAGCTACTGCAAACTCAGGAACTCCTACAATAGGACACGCTGGAGAAGGCGGTAGAGGTGGATTGAAATCTTCTGCGATAGAGATGTCGAATGTGGATTTGAGTCGTTCATTAACTCAGCTTATCGTTATACAAAGAGGATATCAAGCAAGCTCTAAAACTATCACTACAAGTGATCAGCTTTTAAATACGCTATTGCAATTAAAACAATAA
- a CDS encoding RelA/SpoT domain-containing protein gives MSEDDILITKKKVRKAGENIRLNQATENDYKVVSSWRNIHIPIMTGMVNAINKKLKKYNLDAIVARRLKRLNSIVFKLKRFDTMNLDRINDIAGVRVVFKNLEQVYFFQKIMEKTYLKGGRKFTLIKTNDYINNPKLDGYRSIHQIFEYKDISKRCLELQIRTQLQHYWATAVEVLGMKTNSKLKQGEGEEYFKEFFKLCSALFSMLENVVVIKEYEKLDIKKISEKIQKLDKQYNIIKILSSLAISSKKIEKNIEKNNYYFLILLDLKNNSLKIKGFQKNDFDFAQVAYRYYESQENIDAVLISLDKIKLLKKAYPNYYLDCAEFIKKLSSAIKNS, from the coding sequence ATGAGTGAAGATGATATTTTAATAACCAAGAAAAAAGTAAGAAAAGCTGGGGAAAATATAAGGCTAAATCAAGCTACAGAAAATGATTATAAAGTTGTATCTTCTTGGCGTAATATACACATTCCTATAATGACTGGAATGGTAAATGCTATCAATAAAAAACTCAAAAAGTATAATTTAGACGCTATCGTTGCTAGAAGATTGAAAAGATTAAATTCTATCGTGTTTAAGCTAAAAAGATTTGACACGATGAATCTTGATAGAATCAATGATATAGCAGGTGTAAGGGTTGTTTTTAAAAATTTAGAGCAAGTGTATTTTTTTCAAAAAATAATGGAAAAAACTTATTTAAAAGGTGGAAGAAAATTTACTCTTATTAAGACTAATGATTATATCAATAATCCAAAATTAGATGGGTATCGCTCTATACATCAAATTTTTGAATATAAAGATATTTCAAAAAGATGTTTGGAATTGCAAATTCGGACACAATTGCAGCATTATTGGGCTACGGCGGTTGAGGTGCTTGGAATGAAAACAAATTCTAAGCTCAAGCAAGGAGAAGGAGAGGAGTATTTTAAGGAATTTTTTAAATTATGCAGTGCTTTGTTTTCTATGCTTGAAAATGTTGTGGTGATTAAAGAGTATGAGAAATTAGACATTAAAAAAATAAGTGAAAAAATTCAAAAGCTTGACAAGCAATATAATATCATCAAAATACTTTCTAGTTTAGCCATATCGAGTAAAAAAATAGAAAAGAACATAGAAAAAAATAATTATTATTTTTTAATTTTGCTTGATTTGAAAAATAATAGTTTGAAAATAAAAGGTTTTCAAAAAAATGATTTTGACTTTGCTCAAGTTGCGTATCGTTACTATGAAAGTCAAGAAAATATCGATGCGGTTTTGATATCGTTAGATAAAATTAAACTTTTGAAAAAAGCTTATCCTAATTATTATTTAGATTGTGCTGAATTTATAAAAAAATTATCTTCTGCTATAAAAAATTCATAA
- a CDS encoding CPBP family intramembrane glutamic endopeptidase yields the protein MISLSTYIFLSIALVLLSINKIKLAYTSLAISTVLAYYFGIIDTTFTIISIIAFILALIYQYKRFVVLELALFVFTLALFLHFIPGFNNTKVLDQVYASAHSAPFTLYFSFDKPLGVFILFILMPFLFFNQTYTKASFFKWFLLFLSPFVLLCIPWYFGVIQFEFGFPWWIGYFLFSNLLLVALVEEAYFRGYLQQRLTQFLNPNLALILASIAFGLMHYKSGILTIIFASIAGIIYGLAFRYSKSLWVSVLFHYGLNLTHLVFFTYPFYLKGS from the coding sequence ATGATTTCTTTATCTACTTATATTTTTTTAAGCATAGCTTTAGTCTTACTTTCTATAAATAAAATTAAACTAGCTTATACATCCTTAGCTATTTCTACTGTTTTAGCGTATTATTTTGGTATCATCGATACTACTTTTACCATCATTAGTATCATAGCTTTTATTTTAGCTTTGATATATCAGTATAAACGCTTTGTGGTTTTAGAACTAGCTTTGTTTGTATTTACTTTGGCTTTGTTTTTACATTTCATACCAGGCTTTAACAATACAAAAGTCCTAGATCAAGTCTATGCAAGTGCTCATAGTGCTCCTTTTACTTTGTATTTTAGTTTTGACAAGCCTTTGGGAGTGTTTATTTTATTTATACTTATGCCTTTTTTATTTTTCAATCAAACCTACACCAAAGCTTCTTTTTTCAAGTGGTTTTTGCTTTTTCTTAGTCCTTTTGTTTTATTGTGCATACCTTGGTATTTTGGAGTAATTCAATTTGAATTTGGCTTTCCTTGGTGGATAGGGTATTTTTTATTTTCTAATCTTTTATTAGTAGCCTTAGTCGAAGAAGCATACTTTAGAGGCTATCTTCAACAAAGATTAACACAATTTTTAAATCCAAATTTGGCTCTTATCTTAGCAAGTATAGCCTTTGGTTTGATGCATTATAAAAGTGGTATTTTAACCATCATATTTGCAAGCATAGCAGGGATCATATACGGCTTAGCTTTTAGATACAGCAAAAGTTTATGGGTAAGCGTATTGTTTCATTATGGTTTGAATTTAACTCATTTGGTGTTTTTTACTTATCCGTTTTATCTGAAAGGAAGTTAA
- a CDS encoding NifU family protein, giving the protein MPFSDEELIEPVKASLAKTMHILENDGGGLELLGIKNGVVYVKLTGACHGCPSSGTTLKYGLEKQLKIDIHPDITIVNLAGGESEFAKL; this is encoded by the coding sequence ATGCCTTTTAGTGATGAAGAATTGATAGAACCTGTAAAAGCAAGTCTAGCTAAAACAATGCATATTTTAGAAAACGATGGTGGTGGGCTTGAGCTTTTAGGGATAAAAAATGGCGTAGTTTATGTGAAATTAACAGGGGCTTGTCATGGTTGTCCATCAAGTGGCACTACTTTAAAATACGGCTTAGAAAAGCAATTAAAAATCGATATACATCCAGATATTACCATAGTAAATTTAGCAGGTGGAGAAAGCGAATTTGCAAAATTATAA
- a CDS encoding UDP-N-acetylmuramoyl-L-alanyl-D-glutamate--2,6-diaminopimelate ligase: MIVKINDGFITDNSNECKQECYFLKTTQNEKFAPSALEKGAKIIDVKQCYELLNIDKNIKIIGITGTNGKTTTAGAIYSILLDLGYKCALMGTRGSFINDKKITPKGLTTAAILQTLELLSLATKEKCEFLIMEVSSHALVQNRIEGLEFKAKIFTNLTQDHLDFHGSFENYKQAKESFFTDECMKFINKDASAIKFNVKNSFSYGIENPSYYHIKAYALKNDIEAVVNFGKENFMIESSLVGIFNLYNLLAASACVNELVKPNLKKLEKAISNFGGIEGRMQVVAKEVIVDFAHTPDGIEKVLNALRYKDLIVVFGAGGDRDKSKRPLMAKIAKHYAKTLIITSDNPRSEEPMDIINDILSGIEQDESVFIECDRKKAIKKALELKKNDEFVVILGKGDEDYQEIKGVKHPFNDKEVVLQILKEGK, translated from the coding sequence GTGATTGTAAAAATTAATGATGGTTTTATCACGGATAATTCTAACGAATGTAAACAAGAATGCTATTTTTTAAAAACCACACAAAATGAAAAATTTGCTCCTAGTGCCTTAGAAAAAGGTGCGAAAATAATCGATGTAAAGCAATGCTATGAGCTTTTAAATATAGATAAAAACATAAAAATCATCGGTATAACAGGAACTAATGGTAAAACCACTACAGCGGGGGCTATATATTCTATTTTGCTTGATTTGGGATATAAATGTGCTTTGATGGGCACTAGGGGAAGTTTTATCAATGATAAAAAAATCACTCCAAAAGGGCTTACCACAGCTGCGATTTTACAAACTTTAGAGCTTTTATCTTTAGCTACAAAAGAAAAATGTGAATTTTTGATTATGGAAGTAAGTTCTCATGCTTTGGTGCAAAATCGCATAGAAGGACTTGAATTTAAAGCCAAAATTTTTACCAATCTCACTCAAGATCACTTAGACTTTCATGGAAGTTTTGAAAACTATAAACAAGCAAAAGAAAGCTTTTTTACTGATGAGTGTATGAAATTTATCAACAAAGACGCAAGTGCTATTAAATTTAATGTGAAAAATTCTTTTTCTTATGGTATAGAAAATCCAAGCTATTATCATATAAAAGCTTATGCTTTAAAAAATGACATAGAAGCGGTGGTAAATTTTGGCAAAGAAAATTTTATGATAGAGTCTTCTTTGGTGGGAATTTTTAATCTTTATAATCTTTTAGCAGCGAGTGCTTGTGTGAATGAGCTCGTAAAGCCAAATTTGAAAAAACTTGAAAAAGCCATTAGTAATTTTGGTGGTATAGAAGGTAGAATGCAAGTAGTTGCTAAAGAAGTGATAGTGGATTTTGCTCATACTCCTGATGGCATAGAAAAAGTGCTTAATGCTTTAAGATATAAAGATTTAATCGTAGTTTTTGGAGCAGGTGGAGATAGAGATAAAAGCAAACGCCCTTTAATGGCAAAAATCGCAAAGCATTATGCTAAAACGCTCATTATCACAAGTGATAACCCACGCTCTGAAGAACCAATGGACATAATAAATGATATTTTAAGCGGTATAGAGCAAGATGAGAGCGTGTTTATAGAATGTGATAGAAAAAAAGCTATAAAAAAAGCCTTAGAGCTTAAAAAAAATGATGAATTTGTTGTGATTTTAGGAAAAGGCGATGAAGACTATCAAGAAATCAAAGGAGTTAAACATCCTTTTAATGATAAAGAAGTAGTTTTACAAATATTAAAAGAAGGAAAATAA
- a CDS encoding YbaB/EbfC family nucleoid-associated protein: MFENMDFSKMGELLTKAQEKANELEQEALKQEFSAKSGGGLVKVSANGKGEIIDINIDESLFEDKESMQILLIAAVNDVLKMVEQNKKSMASNLFSKMGAL, translated from the coding sequence ATGTTTGAAAATATGGACTTTTCAAAAATGGGCGAGCTTTTAACTAAGGCTCAAGAAAAAGCAAATGAATTAGAGCAAGAAGCTTTAAAACAAGAATTTAGTGCAAAAAGCGGTGGTGGGCTTGTAAAAGTCAGTGCTAATGGAAAAGGAGAAATCATCGATATTAACATCGATGAATCTTTGTTTGAAGATAAAGAATCTATGCAAATTTTATTAATCGCTGCGGTAAATGATGTGCTTAAAATGGTAGAACAAAATAAAAAATCAATGGCAAGTAATTTATTTAGCAAGATGGGGGCTTTATGA